The following coding sequences lie in one Carassius carassius chromosome 1, fCarCar2.1, whole genome shotgun sequence genomic window:
- the LOC132140067 gene encoding gastrula zinc finger protein XlCGF57.1-like, which produces MSVHTGGKPYNCPECGKSFNRKGDLTDHMTVHTGEKPYTCKKCGKSFTQKVNLNRHMTIHTGNKPHICPECGKSFDQLGNLKVHMRVHTGEKPYSCKQCGVSFTHEGNLYRHMRIHTGEKSFTCQQCGKIFNRKGNLNDHMRVHTGESPFPCQQCGKSFT; this is translated from the coding sequence atgagCGTTCACACTGGAGGAAAGCCTTACAACTGTCCtgagtgtggaaaaagtttcaatAGAAAAGGAGATCTTACTGACCACATGACAGTTCACACTGGGGAGAAGCCTTACACCTGTAAaaagtgtggaaagagttttactcaAAAAGTAAACCTTAACAGGCACATGACAATACACACTGGAAATAAGCCTCACATCTGCCctgagtgtggaaagagttttgatCAACTTGGAAACCTTAAAgtgcacatgagagttcacactggagagaagccttactcCTGCAAACAGTGTGGAGTCAGTTTCACTCATGAAGGAAACCTGTACaggcacatgagaattcacactggagagaagtctttcacctgccaacagtgtggaaaaataTTCAATAGAAAAGGAAATCTTAATgaccacatgagagttcacactggagagagccCTTTCCCCTGCCAACAGTGCGGAAAGAGTTTTACTTAA